The following are encoded together in the Fusarium keratoplasticum isolate Fu6.1 chromosome 1, whole genome shotgun sequence genome:
- a CDS encoding Uracil-DNA glycosylase: protein MSTLKRKAAAAAGRGDTKKAKADGNIASFFGAAPKPAGSVAAAPAVKFDKAKWLGTLTAEQKELLQLEINTLDDSWLAHLKDDITTKEFLELKRFLNRETAAGRKWFPPKEDVYSWSRHTKFNNVKVVIVGQDPYHNNNQAHGLAFSVRPPTPAPPSLKNMYIALKKDYPSFEPPPNKGGLLTPWADRGVLMLNTCLTVRAHEANSHANRGWERFTQKVIDLVVQKRTRGVVFMAWGTPAGKRVQKVDRVKHLVLQSVHPSPLSASRGFFDCGHFKKANEWLVSRYGPDGEIDWALAPGATTKAKVEEPEAVEEEEDVKETKKSEAKSAEKKDEDDKENDAEFAADEEALEEALALAEEEEKRKKEE, encoded by the exons ATGTCGACGCTCAAGCGCAAGGCCGCAGCGGCGGCTGGTCGAGGCgacaccaagaaggccaaggccgatggTAACATTGCTTCATTCTTCGGAGCTGCCCCTAAGCCCGCCGGTAGTGTTGCGGCTGCGCCGGCCGTCAAgttcgacaaggccaagtggTTGGGAACCCTTACTGCAGAGCAaaaggagcttctccagctcgaGATTAATACCCTCGACGACAGCTGGCTGGCCCACCTCAAGGAtgacatcaccaccaaggagtTCCTGGAGCTGAAGCGCTTCCTGAACCGCGAGACAGCTGCTGGCCGGAAATGGTTCCCGCCCAAGGAGGACGTCTACTCATG GTCCCGCCacaccaagttcaacaacGTCAAGGTTGTCATCGTCGGCCAAGACCCCTatcacaacaacaaccaggCCCATGGACTGGCCTTCTCCGTGCGACCTCCCACTCCCGCACCCCCCTCTCTCAAGAACATGTACATTGCTCTCAAGAAGGACTATCCGTCTTTCGAGCCACCGCCCAACAAGGGAGGACTCCTTACACCCTGGGCGGACCGCGGTGTGCTCATGCTGAATACCTGCCTCACTGTCCGGGCTCATGAGGCCAATTCGCATGCCAACCGAGGCTGGGAACGTTTCACCCAAAAGGTCATTGATCTAGTTGTTcagaagaggacgaggggTGTGGTGTTCATGGCCTGGGGAACCCCGGCTGGCAAGCGAGTGCAGAAGGTCGACCGAGTGAAGCATCTGGTGCTGCAGAGCGTGCATCCTAGCCCTCTCAGCGCTTCTCGAGGATTCTTTGACTGTGGTCacttcaagaaggccaacgAGTGGCTCGTATCGCGATACGGACCTGATGGCGAGATCGATTGGGCATTGGCACCAGGTGCTacgaccaaggccaaggtcgaggagccCGAAGCTgtcgaagaggaagaggatgtgaaagagaccaagaagtCAGAGGCCAAGtcagcagagaagaaggatgaagatgataaGGAGAACGACGCCGAATTTGCtgcagatgaggaggctcTGGAGGAAGCCCTCGCgcttgccgaggaggaggaaaagcgcaagaaggaagagTAG
- a CDS encoding DNA-directed RNA polymerase II subunit RPB1, translating to MANLIFTHSSAPLKTVEEIQFGLMSPEEIKNMSVCHILYPETMEENKTKPRDGGLNDPLLGSIDRQFRCKTCTQAMGECPGHFGHIELAKPVYHPGFIKKVKKILEIVCHNCSKVLADTRDPEFAAAIATRDPKVRFSRVWEVCKKKRRCDNDEPKQKDEEFAPGMKMGPVEGHGGCGNVQPNVRQAALQLKAAFDVVEEGGGKRRETTPITPEMAHNILRRITEEDLRDMGLNSDYARPEWMVLTVLPVPPPPVRPSISMDGTGTGMRNEDDLTYKLGDIIRANGNVKQAIREGSPAHIARDFEELLQYHVATYMDNDIAGQPRALQKSGRPVKAIRARLKGKEGRLRGNLMGKRVDFSARTVITGDANLSLHEVGVPRSIARTLTYPETVTPYNIGRLHQYVENGPNEHPGAKYVIRADGQRIDLRHHRRAGAISLEYGWKVERHLIDGDYIIFNRQPSLHKESMMGHRVRVMPYSTFRLNLSVTSPYNADFDGDEMNLHVPQSEETRAEVKELCLVPLNIVSPQKNGPLMGIVQDSLAGVYKLCRRDTFLTKEQIMNSMLWVPNWDGVIPQPAILKPRPRWTGKQLISMVIPKEVTLHNGNDKKEDAPLKDEGILIQAGQLMYGLPTKKIVGAAAGGIVHISYNELGAEGAMAFLNGVQQVVTYWLLNNGHSIGIGDTIPDKATIEKVQVHIDEEKAEVARLTAMATANELEALPGMNVRATFENKVSMALNQARDKAGTTTQKSLKDSNNAVTMASSGSKGSSINISQMTALVGQQIVEGKRIPFGFKYRTLPHFTKDDYSPEARGFVENSYLRGLTPSEFFFHAMAGREGLIDTAVKTAETGYIQRRLVKALEDLSARYDGTVRNSLGDVVQFLYGEDGLDAMCIEKQKLGILNMSNAAFKAKYRLDLANPPEWFKQDYEFGNELTGDRPSMALLDTEWEALLKDRRVIRQINKAKMNEEMMQLPLNITRIIESAKRVFNVKANDRSNLRPSDVIPAVQNMLDHMKIVRGTDPISQEADANASILFKGLLRSRLAFKEVVKEHRLNKLAFDHVIGELQNRWDRAFVSPGEMVGVLAAQSIGEPATQMTLNTFHFAGVSSKNVTLGVPRLKEILNLAKNIKTPSMAVYLNTPLARQEQAKKLRSMVEYTNLRSVTAVTEIYYDPDIQSTNIPEDMDMVESYFMIPDDTQVSIDQQSRWLLRITLDRQKLLDKEIRIDDVAQRIKEEYPTDLAVIFSDNNADEQVIRIRTVSAGDKDEDGDGRMEDDVMLKRLEAHLLDTLTLRGVNGVERAFLTKGTRLVESPDGALLAIKDDPRCTQWYLDTSGSALRDVLAVDGVDATRTYTNDLWQVVEVFGIEAARSALVKELTNVLAFDGSYVNHRHIALLTDVMTYRGSISAVTRHGINRADTGALMRCSFEETVEILLEAAASGELDDCRGISENVMLGQMAPMGTGNFDVLLDPKMLETVISDNSRMGLMPGMPVKGGESEGAATPYDTGSPMADSGYLSLSSPAAGNFSPIQGAGSDTPAGFGNTEYGFGGSTAMSPYAMRGGTSPFTTSPTSPFGPGGGYSPTSPNAYSPTSPLVDGGMGRYATSPSFSPSSPSFSPTSPMVRPTSPASPNYSPSSPNYSPASPSSPRHYSPTSPAQFNSPTSPNYSPASPNYSPASPNLHAGGTTSPSYSPASPTWSPTSPEAYSPTSPYQRSPGAQQSPTSPSYSPTSPAFSPRTPGPGSSGNQYSPNSPSNE from the exons ATGGCGAACCTCATCTTCACCCACTCGAGCGCTCCGCTCAAGACAGTGGAAGAGATTCAGTTCGGACTGATGTCCcccgaggagatcaagaacaTGAGTGTCTGCCACATCCTCTACCCCGAGACCAtggaggagaacaagaccAAGCCCCGCGACGGAGGCCTTAATGACCCGCTCCTTGGATCCATCGATCGACAATTCCGATGCAAGACCTGCACTCAAGCTATGGGCGAGTGCCCTGGTCACTTCGGCCATATCGAACTCGCGAAACCCGTCTACCACCCCGgcttcatcaagaaggtgaagaagatTCTGGAGATTGTCTGCCACAACTGTAGCAAAGTGTTAGCCGATACT AGAGATCCCGAGTTCGCCGCAGCTATCGCTACTCGAGATCCCAAAGTTCGCTTCAGTCGCGTCTGGGAAGTCTgtaaaaagaagagaagatgtGACAACGACGAACCAAAGCAGAAGGATGAGGAATTCGCCCCAGGCATGAAGATGGGTCCTGTGGAAGGCCATGGCGGTTGCGGCAACGTGCAGCCCAACGTCCGACAGGCCGCtctgcagctcaaggccgccttCGATgttgtggaggagggaggaggcaAGCGACGAGAGACGACGCCCATCACTCCCGAGATGGCTCACAACATCTTGAGGCGAATCACCGAGGAAGACCTTCGGGACATGGGTCTCAACTCGGACTACGCCCGCCCCGAGTGGATGGTTCTCACCGTTCTTCCTGTGCCCCCGCCTCCCGTCAGACCCAGTATCTCCATGGACGGCACCGGCACCGGCATGCGCAACGAAGATGATTTGACGTACAAGCTGGGTGATATCATCCGCGCCAACGGAAATGTCAAGCAGGCCATCCGTGAAGGATCACCTGCACACATTGCCAGGGACTTCGAGGAGCTGCTGCAGTATCACGTTGCCACCTACATGGACAATGATATTGCTGGACAGCCTCGCGCTCTGCAGAAGAGTGGACGTCCCGTCAAAGCCATTCGAGCACGTCTAAAGGGCAAGGAAGGTCGTCTGCGAGGTAACCTGATGGGTAAGCGTGTCGACTTTTCGGCACGTACTGTCATCACTGGTGATGCCAACCTTTCACTTCACGAAGTCGGTGTTCCTCGCAGTATCGCTCGAACTCTCACCTACCCCGAAACTGTCACACCTTACAACATCGGTCGGCTGCATCAGTATGTCGAGAATGGCCCCAACGAGCACCCCGGTGCCAAGTACGTCATTCGCGCAGATGGTCAACGAATTGATCTGCGGCACCACCGCCGCGCAGGTGCTATTTCTCTTGAGTACGGCTGGAAGGTCGAGCGTCATTTGATTGATGGTGACTATATTATCTTCAACCGTCAGCCCTCTCTGCACAAGGAATCCATGATGGGACATCGTGTCCGCGTCATGCCGTACTCTACCTTCCGTCTGAACCTGTCTGTCACATCTCCTTACAACGCCGATTTCGATGGTGACGAGATGAACCTGCACGTTCCTCAGAGCGAAGAGACACGCGCCGAAGTCAAAGAGCTCTGCCTGGTGCCTCTCAACATTGTTTCACCCCAGAAGAACGGTCCCCTCATGGGTATTGTCCAGGACTCGCTTGCTGGAGTGTACAAGCTCTGCCGTCGAGATACTTTCCTTACCAAGGAGCAGATCATGAACAGCATGCTCTGGGTTCCCAACTGGGATGGTGTCATTCCTCAGCCAGCCATTCTCAAGCCCCGCCCTCGGTGGACTGGCAAGCAGCTCATCAGTATGGTTATCCCCAAGGAAGTGACCCTCCACAACGgcaacgacaagaaggaggatgccCCCCTTAAGGACGAGGGCATTCTAATTCAAGCTGGTCAACTCATGTACGGTCTTCCCACCAAGAAGATCGTTGGTGCGGCGGCTGGTGGTATTGTCCACATCAGCTACAACGAGCTGGGAGCTGAGGGTGCCATGGCATTCTTGAACGGTGTTCAGCAGGTTGTGACATACTGGCTGCTTAACAACGGTCACAGTATCGGTATCGGTGACACGATTCCCGACAAGGCAACCATTGAGAAGGTTCAGGTGCAcattgatgaggagaaggctgaAGTCGCTCGCCTCACCGCCATGGCTACTGCCAacgagcttgaggctctccCCGGTATGAATGTCCGAGCAACATTCGAAAACAAGGTCTCGATGGCTCTGAACCAGGCTCGTGACAAGGCCGGTACTACGACACAGAAGAGTTTGAAGGATTCGAATAACGCCGTcaccatggcttcatcaGGTTCCAAGGGTTCATCTATCAACATCTCACAGATGACTGCACTTGTGGGTCAGCAGATTGTCGAAGGCAAGCGTATTCCCTTCGGATTCAAGTATCGCACACTGCCCCATTTCACCAAGGATGATTACTCGCCCGAAGCCCGTGGTTTCGTCGAGAACTCGTACCTTCGTGGTCTGACTCCTTCCGAGTTTTTCTTCCACGCCATGGCTGGTCGAGAAGGTCTCATTGATACTGCAGTCAAGACTGCCGAGACAGGTTATATTCAGCGACGACtggtcaaggccctcgaaGACTTGTCTGCGCGCTACGATGGAACTGTCCGAAACTCACTGGGTGATGTTGTGCAGTTCCTCTACGGCGAAGATGGTCTGGATGCTATGTGCatcgagaagcagaagctgggGATCCTCAACATGTCCAATGCtgccttcaaggccaagtacCGCCTGGATCTTGCCAACCCTCCCGAGTGGTTCAAGCAAGACTACGAATTCGGTAACGAGTTGACTGGCGATAGGCCTTCGATGGCCCTTCTCGATACCGAGTGGGAGGCTTTGCTCAAGGACCGCCGGGTGATCCGTCagatcaacaaggccaagatgaacGAGGAAATGATGCAGCTGCCGCTCAACATTACTCGAATCATCGAATCGGCCAAGCGTGTGTtcaacgtcaaggccaacgatCGCAGCAACCTGCGACCCTCTGACGTTATCCCTGCCGTGCAAAACATGCTTGACCACATGAAGATTGTTCGCGGTACTGACCCCATCTCCCAAGAGGCAGATGCGAATGCCAGCATTCTCTTCAAGGGCCTGCTGCGTTCTCGTCTGGCATTCAAGGAAGTGGTCAAGGAGCATCGCCTGAACAAGCTCGCATTCGACCATGTTATCGGCGAGCTTCAGAACCGATGGGATCGGGCCTTTGTCAGCCCTGGTGAAATGGTTGGTGTTTTGGCTGCTCAGTCTATTGGTGAGCCTGCTACTCAGATGACACTGAACACATTCCATTTCGCTGGTGTGTCTTCCAAGAACGTCACCCTGGGTGTGCCCCGTCTCAAGGAAATTCTCAAcctggccaagaacatcaagacgCCTAGCATGGCTGTGTATCTCAACACACCGCTTGCTCGACAGGAacaagccaagaagctccgAAGCATGGTCGAATACACCAACCTTCGCTCTGTGACAGCGGTTACCGAGATCTACTACGACCCCGATATCCAGTCAACCAACATTCCTGAAGATATGGACATGGTCGAGTCTTACTTCATGATTCCCGATGACACGCAGGTCAGCATCGACCAACAGTCGCGATGGCTTCTACGTATCACGCTTGATCGACAGAAGCTGCTCGACAAAGAGATCAGGATCGATGACGTTGCTCAGCGCATCAAGGAGGAGTACCCCACTGATCTGGCTGTCATCTTCAGTGACAACAACGCCGACGAGCAGGTGATCCGCATCCGAACTGTCTCCGCTGGTGAtaaggatgaagatggcgatggccgAATGGAGGACGATGTCATGCTGAAGCGACTGGAGGCGCATCTTCTTGATACGCTTACTCTTCGTGGTGTCAACGGCGTCGAGCGTGCTTTCCTTACCAAGGGAACCAGACTCGTCGAGAGCCCCGATGGAGCGCTGCttgccatcaaggacgacCCACGATGCACCCAGTGGTACCTGGATACGAGTGGTTCGGCGCTACGTGATGTGCTGGCAGTTGACGGCGTTGATGCGACCCGGACATACACCAACGACCTGTGGCAAGTGGTTGAGGTGTTTGGTATCGAGGCGGCTCGTTCCGCGCTGGTGAAGGAGTTGACCAACGTGTTGGCTTTCGACGGTTCCTATGTCAACCATCGTCACATTGCGCTACTGACAGATGTCATGACGTACAGAGGTTCCATCTCGGCTGTCACCCGACACGGTATCAACCGCGCTGACACTGGTGCCCTGATGCGTTGTTCCTTCGAGGAGACGGTCGAGATTCTGCTCGAGGCTGCGGCGTCAGGCGAGCTGGATGACTGCCGTGGTATCTCGGAGAACGTCATGCTGGGCCAGATGGCGCCAATGGGCACAGGCAACTTTGATGTCCTTCTGGACCCCAAGATGCTCGAGACTGTCATCTCGGACAACTCTCGCATGGGCTTGATGCCTGGCATGCCTGTTAAGGGAGGTGAGAGCGAGGGAGCAGCGACGCCATATGACACAGGCTCTCCCATGGCTGACTCGGGCTacctcagcctcagctcgCCGGCAGCTGGTAACTTCTCTCCTATCCAGGGTGCTGGATCGGATACTCCAGCTGGCTTCGGCAACACTGAGTACGGCTTTGGTGGATCGACTGCGATGAGCCCGTACGCGATGCGTGGAGGAACCAGCCCCTTCACCACATCGCCAACGTCGCCATTCGGACCTGGAGGAGGCTACTCGCCAACGTCACCCAATGCCTACTCGCCCACATCGCCTCTTGTGGATGGTGGCATGGGTCGGTATGCCACGTCGCCTTCGTTCAgcccgtcgtcgccgtcgttCTCGCCTACGTCGCCCATGGTGCGGCCGACAAGCCCCGCGAGCCCCAACTACAGCCCGTCGTCGCCGAACTACTCACCTGCTtcgccgtcgtcgcctcGACACTACTCGCCCACATCGCCGGCGCAGTTCAACTCTCCCACGTCTCCCAACTACTCGCCGGCAAGCCCCAACTACAGCCCAGCGTCGCCCAACCTCCACGCAGGCGGAACCACCTCGCCGTCGTACTCACCGGCATCTCCCACGTGGTCTCCTACGTCTCCCGAGGCCTACTCGCCAACAAGCCCGTACCAGAGGAGCCCTGGTGCGCAGCAGTCGCCAACCAGCCCAAGCTACTCGCCCACGTCGCCTGCTTTCTCTCCTCGTACACCTGGTCCGGGATCTTCTGGAAACCAGTA TTCTCCCAACTCGCCGTCAAACGAATAA
- a CDS encoding TRNA(His) guanylyltransferase yields MANSKFEYVRTFETTDALLPNTWIVVRVDGRGFTKMCAKYGFEKPNDRRALDLMNTAAKAVVTELPEITIAYGVSDEYSFVFHKACTLFERRASKLVSTVVSTFTANYVFSWSTHFPDTPLSSPLPTFDGRAVCYPSVQNLRDYMSWRQVDCHINNLYNTTFWSLIQLGGLDNKEAERTLAGTLAADKNEILFSRFSINYNNEPEIFKKGSVIFRDYELVDPNSHNITQTIDAQAEPVQQSKSQKEKDKKSRAKARVVVEHLDIIKDDFWDRRPWLLSNKPGKIPKET; encoded by the exons ATGGCAAACTCCAA ATTCGAGTACGTCCGTACTTTTGAGACGACGGATGCTCTACTGCCCAACACATGGATCGTGGTTCGAGTAGACGGGAGAGGGTTCACAAA GATGTGTGCCAAGTATGGTTTTGAAAAGCCAAATGACCGAAGAGCCTTGGATCTCATGAACACGGCAGCCAAGGCGGTTGTGACTGAACTGCCCGAAATCACCATCGCCTATGGTGTCAGTGACGAATACAG CTTTGTTTTTCACAAGGCATGCACTCTGTTTGAGAGGAGAGCCAG CAAACTTGTGAGCACTGTTGTCTCTACCTTCACAGCCAACTACGTCTTTTCTTGGTCGACCCATTTCCCGGATACCCCTCTATCTTCGCCACTTCCAACCTTTGATGGCCGAGCCGTTTGTTACCCCAGTGTTCAGAATCTCCGGGATTATATGAGCTGGCGACAAGTAGACT GCCACATCAACAACCTGTACAACACAACATTCTGGTCTCTAATTCAACTTGGAGGATTGGACAACAAGGAAGCCGAAAGGACTCTTGCT GGCACCCTGGCAGCCGACAAGAATGAGATCCTCTTCTCACGGTTCTCGATCAACTACAACAATGAGCCCGAGATTTTCAAGAAGGGCAGTGTCATCTTCCGTGAT TACGAGCTGGTCGACCCCAACTCGCACAACATCACGCAAACCATCGACGCTCAGGCAGAGCCGGTTCAACAGTCCAAGTCCcaaaaggagaaggacaagaagagccGAGCCAAGGCGCGCGTCGTCGTGGAGcacctcgacatcatcaaggacgacTTTTGGGATCGAAGACCCTGGCTCCTTTCCAACAAGCCAGGCAAGATTCCAAAGGAGACGTAA
- a CDS encoding DUF1708 domain-containing protein gives MAGLFARLKGKDSKSKKKAANDLASSLPPKPQWTDAYARTSVEPEEVHELIRCCTQELKARALDHPFLLLPFRPTSDPSAVRSFIRHFFESHANLRGEQLLQELRMTEPMVVSGVAKWCWSRIQGGIVGWDAYELFKVGEIDSNLARDSFKTFIPISVENGARQRIIFDFFDLMAAIAAHGKSNGLGGRKLSRMAAWWAFEHKDTTKGFEGGYEGWLRAADATSHMFFAFLRSLSPEQNVTGITMLPMSLQKLLQETEYPPQRPALMSSTTNKVVMIVDTVSPTPFALLRRANHFQYRDEDRALQEFSEYEDPIKALTDECRRVLKAIAGANQSQVSSSKHSTSLRDASWSRFEDIGFSSPLEEEDDDDESALAQKQPPPGLRRTPASGNGLGRPTTPSWADFLSSGFVDENQAARSNLLLPPDKVLPPLETVRQRSSQSHRPRLEHDRSLEPGELASITTFSLDDAFWWVWMTSLAPEETAERKSAFGRCAIVETKITGGRWLVMEEMVAGAAPEPQEGAYIAEKKGFFSWTRRGKGLSRRKSAGKQALENNVGQNSASKASIGPDTHARIQAKAAQLRAAELQEKKLAAQQQYQRRGRTDAELMAEKTNSVLTLQPTIIGEASSALKWVSKYDKGTIKDVYMANSNAGRGLAVSPIPSEGVNGDAETNGGSHAQEQPPQVPVKDVPTPVASPTFAPAPKETVRKPLPVPDKPAEVEPAPVPAPEPVQEQVQEPITQLPDPEPAAVPTPPPKNELPQDFSCENMVSPTPSSPESKKKKLQKENKENRGFRKLFRMNRSSKLPENAGANVNALLQRDQPTPEPHAQPTPARVETPEPAVVQAPVPQPAPVQGDDSELPTPTPADFVTPMEEPVKRVDTPQKNHDAVEPTMEEAQLPPSTNNSTPVEVQNARFNQGPLADQPAFAPDSDDEDDATPPPIAREPRHSPQLGSAAQPEEKLSNTAGPGVQDRWAQIRKNAADRAARQPDEAPRPAHRATDGDDDTSGEETIESRVARIKARVAELTGNMEGTAGPQATPVRR, from the exons ATGGCTGGCCTCTTCGCTCGCCTCAAGGGAAAGGactccaagtccaagaagaaaGCCGCCAACGATCTTGCCTCGTCGCTGCCGCCCAAACCACAATGGACCGATGCCTACGCGCGCACCTCTGTCGAGCCCGAGGAGGTCCACGAGCTGATCCGATGTTGTACTCAAGAGCTCAAGGCGCGAG CTCTCGACCACCCCTTTCTCCTGCTTCCATTCCGACCGACCTCCGATCCTAGCGCCGTGCGCTCCTTTATCCGTCACTTTTTCGAGTCTCATGCGAATCTACGCGGTGAACAATTGCTCCAGGAGCTGCGCATGACGGAACCAATG GTGGTTTCTGGTGTCGCAAAGTGGTGCTGGAGTCGAATTCAGGGGGGCATTGTTGGCTGGGATGCGTATGAGCTGTTCAAAGTGGGAGAAATTG ACTCAAACCTGGCCCGAGACTCTTTCAAGACATTCATCCCGATTAGCGTCGAGAATGGCGCCCGTCAGCgcatcatctttgacttCTTCGACCTCATGGCAGCAATTGCTGCCCACGGAAAGTCCAatggtcttggtggccgAAAGCTGTCGCGGATGGCTGCATGGTGGGCCTTTGAGCACAAGGATACAACCAAGGGCTTCGAGGGAGGATATGAGGGGTGGCTTCG TGCTGCCGATGCGACGAGCCACATGTTCTTCGCTTTCCTCCGATCTCTCTCGCCTGAACAGAACGTCACTGGCATCACCATGCTCCCCATGTCTCTCCAGAAACTCCTCCAGGAAACCGAATATCCTCCCCAGCGACCAGCCCTTATGAGCTCGACTACCAACAAGGTTGTCATGATCGTCGACACCGTGTCTCCGACTCCTTTTGCCCTTTTGCGCAGGGCCAACCACTTCCAGTACCGCGACGAGGACCGCGCATTGCAGGAGTTTTCCGAGTACGAGGACCCCATCAAAGCTTTGACAGATGAGTGCCGTCGAGTGTTGAAGGCTATTGCTGGCGCCAACCAGTCACAAGTATCAAGCTCAAAGCACTCGACTAGTCTGCGTGATGCATCTTGGTCGCGATTTGAGGATATCGGATTCTCTAGTcctctcgaggaggaagatgacgacgacgaaagTGCCTTGGCCCAGAAACAACCACCACCTGGCCTTCGCAGGACGCCTGCGTCTGGAAACGGCCTCGGAAGACCGACAACTCCCTCATGGGCCGACTTCTTGTCCTCCGGATTTGTCGACGAAAACCAGGCCGCTCGAtccaaccttcttctcccccctGACAAGGTCCTGCCGCCTCTTGAAACGGTGAGACAACGAAGCTCGCAGTCACACCGACCAAGACTTGAGCACGACCGCTCCCTTGAACCCGGTGAACTTGCTAGCATCACCACCTTTTCCTTGGACGATGCATTCTGGTGGGTTTGGATGACCAGCCTCGCCCCTGAGGAGACTGCCGAGCGAAAGTCTGCATTCGGACGATGCGCAATTGTCGAGACGAAGATCACCGGTGGCCGCtggctggtgatggaggagatggtggcTGGCGCGGCGCCAGAGCCTCAGGAGGGCGCCTATAtcgcagagaagaagggcttctTCAGCTGGACTCGACGTGGAAAGGGTCTTAGTCGACGGAAGTCAGCTGGAAAGCAAGCTCTCGAAAACAACGTTGGCCAAAATAGtgccagcaaggccagcatTGGCCCCGACACTCATGCTAGGATCCAAGCTAAGGCTGCACAGCTTCGAGCAGCTGAACttcaggagaagaagctggctgcCCAGCAGCAGTACCAGCGCCGTGGCCGAACTGATGCAGAGCTCATGGCTGAGAAGACTAACAGTGTTCTCACCTTGCAGCCCACCATCATCGGTGAGGCTTCATCAGCACTGAAGTGGGTTTCCAAGTACGACAAGGGAACGATCAAGGACGTGTATATGGCCAACAGCAACGCAGGTCGCGGCTTGGCTGTATCACCTATTCCCTCCGAGGGAGTTAACGGAGATGCCGAGACCAATGGTGGCTCGCATGCTCAagagcagcctcctcagGTGCCCGTTAAGGACGTGCCAACGCCTGTTGCCTCTCCGACATTCGCGCCAGCCCCCAAGGAGACCGTACGGAAGCCTCTTCCAGTGCCTGATAAGCCCGCCGAAGTTGAGCCTGCGCCTGTACCAGCTCCGGAGCCAGTTCAGGAGCAGGTCCAGGAGCCTATCACACAACTCCCGGATCCAGAACCAGCGGCTGTCCCTAcccctcctcccaagaaCGAGCTGCCTCAAGACTTTTCTTGTGAGAACATGGTGTCCCCTACGCCATCAAGCCccgagagcaagaagaagaagctgcaaaaggagaacaaggagaaCCGCGGTTTCCGTAAGCTGTTCCGCATGAACCGAAGCTCCAAGCTTCCAGAGAATGCCGGCGCCAACGTGAATGCGCTCCTTCAACGGGATCAGCCCACTCCTGAGCCACACGCTCAACCAACTCCGGCTCGTGTTGAGACTCCAGAGCCCGCGGTTGTCCAAGCCCCCGTTCCCCAGCCAGCTCCTGTACAGGGCGATGACTCTGAGCTGCCGACTCCCACGCCCGCCGACTTTGTCACCCCCATGGAAGAGCCTGTGAAGCGTGTCGACACACCCCAGAAGAACCACGACGCCGTTGAGCCAACTatggaggaggctcagcTCCCTCCTAGCACCAACAACTCGACCCCTGTGGAGGTGCAGAATGCTCGGTTCAACCAGGGCCCCCTCGCAGACCAGCCTGCCTTTGCCCCTGAcagtgacgacgaggatgatgcgACGCCTCCGCCTATCGCTCGGGAGCCCCGTCACTCTCCCCAGCTCGGTTCGGCGGCGCAACCTGAGGAGAAGTTGAGCAACACCGCCGGCCCAGGAGTTCAAGATCGATGGGCTCAGATCCGCAAGAACGCTGCGGATAGAGCCGCTCGTCAACCCGACGAGGCGCCCCGTCCTGCTCACAGGGCCActgatggcgacgatgatACAAGTGGAGAAGAGA CTATTGAATCCCGCGTTGCCCGAATCAAGGCTCGCGTCGCCGAATTGACCGGCAACATGGAGGGCACCGCCGGCCCTCAGGCGACTCCGGTCCGCCGCTGA